Sequence from the Hyalangium minutum genome:
AGCGTCACCTACCGTACGCCCATCGATGCGGCTCACGCCGTCTTCACGCCGGCACGCCGGACCTGGATGGTCGTCGGCTCCTCGTCCATGCTCAAGGACTCCCAGGGCGCCAGAGGCTTTGACTCAGTGGAAGGCGGCGTCTCTGCCTCACCGCTCGGCTCCGTGAGTGGGGGAATCGTCTTCCCCATCGACGGATGCGCGCGGGATTTCATCGCGGGGGCCAGCAGCAACAGCGCCAAGGCAAGCTCAAGCGCAGCACCACTTCGTGACGGCCCGGACGGAACGCACCAAGAGCTCTCGGCAGGACTGAGCGGGTTGTGATGCCGCCTGCGCGCAGCATCGGCGTACTCCCTCTGGCTACTCAACGGCGGGGGGGCCGTCTGGATAATGCCTGTAACCACGCTGCAAGAGGAAACAGACATGAACACGATCAAGAAGGGGAGCCCGGCGCACCCAGCGAAGCTGCCGAGCCCTAGCAAGCCAACACCTGCCAAGCCGCATCAGGCGCCCAAGGGCGCGCCGCCCCCTGCTCCACCGGCCAAGGCCCGGACTCCTGTCCAGGGTGACAGATTCGAGGCCCCAGGGCCTCAAGTGCGCGCCGACAAGAAAGGGAAGACGATCGTGGATCTCGGCTCTGGCAACAACCACGCGACCGTTCGCCAGCAGAAGGACGGCGGGTTGACGATCACCTCGGACGGCAAGACGGTGAAGCTCACCGCGCAGCAAGCTCAGAACATGGTCATCAATGGAGGCGCTGGCAACGACACCATCGTCGCGGACAAGAGCGTCAAGAAGGGGCTGCGCATCAATGGCGGCAGCGGCAATGACACGATTGTCGGTGGCAAGGGCAACGACCGGCTTTCGGGGGGCAAGGGCCATGACGTCCTGAAAGGCGGTCTGGGCAAAGACACGCTCTCCGGCGGCAGCGGCAAAGACAGGCTCTCCGGCGGCAGCGGCAATGACAAGCTCGTGGGCGGACAGGGCAAAGACACGCTCTCCGGCGGCAGCGGCCGTGACGTCCTGAACGGTGGCCAAGGCAACGATCGGCTCTCCGGCGGCAGTGGCAACGACACGCTCATCGGAGGGAAGGGCCACGATCGGCTCTCTGGCGACAGCGGACATGACGTCCTGAGAGGCGACCGGGGCAACGACAGGCTCTCCGGCGGCAGTGGCAACGACACGCTCATCGGGGGCCAGGGTAACAGTCTGCTCTCCGGCGGCAGCGGCAACGACACACTCATCGGGGGGCAGGGCACCAATCGGCTCTTCGGCGACAGCGGCGACGACGTGCTCATCGGCGGCCAAGGCAACAACACGCTCTCTGGTGGCGACGGCAACGACGTGCTCCTTGGGGGCCAGGGTAACAATCTGCTCTCCGGCGGCAGTGGCAACGACACGCTCATCGGGGGGCAGGGCACCAATCGGCTCTTCGGCGACAGCGGCGACGACGTGCTCATCGGCGGTCAGGGCAACAACACGCTCTCTGGTGGCGACGGCAACGACGTGCTCCTTGGAGGCCAGGGTAACAATCTGCTCTCCGGCGACAGCGGCGACGACGTGCTCCTCGGCGGCCAAGGCCACGACACACTCTCCGGCGGCGATGGCAACGACGTGCTCCTCGGCGGCCAAGGCGACGACACGCTCTCTGGCGGCAGTGGCGACGACGTGCTCCTCGGCGGCCGGGGCAACGACACGCTCTCCGGCGGCGATGGCAACGACGTGCTCCTCGGCGGCCGGGGCAACGACACGCTCTCCGGCGACAGCGGACATGACGTACTCGTGGGTGGCCGAGGCAACGACACACTCTCCGGCGGCGATGGCAACGACGTGCTCCTGGGCGGTCGAGGCAACGACCGGCTCTCCGGCGGCAGCGGACATGACGTCCTCGCAGGCGGCCGAGGCAACGACGCACTCTCTGGCGGCGATGGCAACGACGTGCTCCTGGGCGGCCGAGGCAACGACACGCTCTCCGGCGGCAACGGCCATGACGTGCTTGTGGGTGGCCGAGGCAACGCCCGGCGCGCATAGAGGGATAGGGGCCCAGTTGAGGAGGAGGGAGGGCGCAGAGGAGCCGAAGAGGGCCGGCGACGGGGCCGCCCGAGTGATGCTGCCGGCCGGGGGACAGGCCGCGCAGCCCCCTTGGGGTACACGCCTGACCAGGCCGTGCTCCCATCAGGGCCGCAAGCGCGCCCGCTTCATTGCGTCTATGCTGAGACGAGCCCCTGGAGAAACCCAAGATGCAAAGTCCCAGCCCCGGCGAGACGCCTCAGCGCTCACAGGCAGACCGTCCCCCCCGCCTCCCACCGGGCATCGGCTTGTTCCGGCGCGCGTTGCGAGTGACGGAGCGGCTGTCACCTTCGCTTGCGGCAGAGTTCGCCCGGTTTCTGTTCTTCAAGCCCATGTCCTCGAGAGTCCGTGCCGAGGAACAGGCCGTGCTCACGGCCGGGCAGCGGTTCCATATCCCTGTCGAAGGAGGACGGGTGGCTGCCTGGAGCTGGGGGCAAGGCCCCGCAGTCCTGCTGTGCCATGGATGGGGCGGACACTCCGGCCAGATGGTGGCGCTCGTGCAGCCGCTCGTCTCCAGCGGTCACCGGGTGATCGCGGTGGACATGCCTGGACATGGCCAGTCCCAGGGCCAGCTCTCCAGCGTGCTCCACTTCGCGTGGGCCATCCGCGCGGCCGCGGACACGTGCGGCGGGTTTGCGGGCGTGGCTGCGCACTCTCTGGGCGCGGCCAGCACCGTCATCGCGTGCGCAGAGGGGCTCCGAGTACCGCGTCTCGTCTTCTTCGCACCGCCGCTGGACTTTCAGGGCTTCTGGACCCGGTTTTGCGAGATGCTGGATGTAAGCCCAGCACTGTGGGCACGTATGCGCGAACTCTCCGAGCGGCGCACAGGCATCTCCTTCGATCAGCTCCTCCCGAAGACCCACGCCGCCAGGATGGAGGCGGATCTCCTCATCTTCCATGACGAGAGTGACCGGGAGATTCCGCTCGCCCAGGGAGAGGCGCTCGCACAGCTGTGGCGCGGTGCGGGGTTCGTGCGGACCCAAGGGCTGGGGCACCTGCGTCTCCTGAAGGATCCCGGCGTGGTGCAGCGCGCGGCGGACTTCCTGGCGGGAGCCGCTGCTCGCCCTGGAGGCGAGACGGCCGCGTGAGCGTGGCAGCCTGATCATCCGCCCAGGCCCGCAGCCTGTTGCGCTGGAGCCCCGGGCGCCCGCATCATGGGCGGTTGCCGCGTTCCGCCGAGAGGGTCCGATGACACAACAGTCCGCCACCGCCAGCCTCCCGTTGCGGCCCAATCAGCGCCTGGGGCACATCCCCGGCGTGTCGGGTGTGCCCTTCCTGGGGGACACCCTCGAGTTCTTGAAGGACCCCGTCCACTACAAGCTGCGCATGCATGAGCGCTTCGGGCCCGTGTTCCGGACCAGCATCCTCGGCGACCGCAGCCTCATCCTCGTCGGCCCCGAGCTGGCCGAGGAGGTCCTCCTGGACAAGGAGCGCAACTTCTCCAGCCAGTACGGCTGGCACCGGCTGATCGGCGACACCTTCAAGAACGGATTGATGCTGCGGGACTTCGACGACCACCACACCCACCGCCGCATCATGAACGCCGCTTTCAAACCAGAGCCCATGCGCGCCTACGTCGAGGCGCTCAACCGTCATATCGAGCAGGGCATCGCCAGCTGGCACCGCCAGCCGGACTTCCGGTTCTACCCAGCCGTCAAGGCGCTCACCCTCACCTCGTCCGCGAAGACCTTCCTGGGGTTGGACCTGGCCTCGGAGATGGACACCCTCAACAAGGCCTTCATGGCGATGCTCGACGGCGCGACGGCGCTGCTGCGCTACCCGGTGCCGGGCACCCGGACGTGGTACGCCCAGCGGGGCCGCCGCACGCTGGAGGACTTCTTCCGCTCGCTCATCCCCCAGCGCCGCCAGGGCAACGGGACCGACCTGTTCTCGCAGTGCTGCCGCGCCACCAGCGAAGAGGGCGAGGTCTTCAGCGATACCGACCTCGTCGACCACATGATCTTCCTCTTGATGGCGTCGCACGACACCACCACCAGCGTCCTCTCCAACGTGGCCTTCGGTCTCGCCAATCACCCGGAGTGGCAGGAGCGGATCCGCGCCCAGGTGATGGCCCTGGGCAATGAGCTCTCCTACGACGAGCTGGGGAGCCTGTCCGATGCGGATCTGGTGATGAAGGAGGTGCTGCGGCTGTATCCCCCGGTGATCGGGCTCCCGCGCCGTGTCATCCGGGAGTGCACGCTCGTGGGCCTCCAGATCCCCGCCAACACCAACATCTGGGTCAGCGTCGACGCGAACCACCGGCTCCCGAAATGGTGGAAGGATCCCGAGACCTTCGATCCAGGGCGCTTCTCGACTGAGCGTGCGGAGCATCAGCAGCACCGGTTCCTGTGGATGCCCTTCGGGGGCGGTGCCCACCGGTGCATCGGCATGAAGTTCGCCGAGCTCAACGTGAAGGCGTACCTCTTCCAGCTGCTGCGCCGGTACCGGCTGAAGCTGAGGGATGGCTACGTGCCGCTGGTGGACAAGTTCCCGTTCCCGAAGCCAGCCGAAGGGCTCCCGATGAAGCTCGAGCTCCTGGAGGGTGAGCCCCGCAGGGCCGCTTCCGCCTAGTGGAGGAAGGGGCCCAGGCCCTGTCCGGTGGCTACAGAAGCCCGAGCCGCTTCAGCTCCTGGGTGACCTGATCCTCGCTCATCCCCTCGACCTCGGCGGTGATCTTCTGCTGGCGCTCATCCACGAGCTCCTTGATGCGCGCCGCCAGCACCGCCACCGTCGATCCCTGAAAGAACTCGGGGAGCCGCATGTCGATGTTGTAGTGCTGGTTGATGCGGTACAGGACACGGGTCGCCAAGAGGCTCTGGCCGCCCAGCTCGAAGAACTCCGCCTGCCGGTGGGTGGCCGGCACTTCCAGCACCTCACTGAACCATGCCGCGACGCGAATCTCGTCGCCGGTGCTCAGCGCCTCCTGAGGCCCCGTGGGAGCGGTGCCTGCGGAGCTCCTCTGCGCCAGCGCGGTTCGATCCACTTTGCCGTTCAAGGTCATGGGCATCCGCTCCAGGTGCTCGATGTGCGGGATCATGTAGGAAGGCAGGTGCTTGCGCAGGTGGGCGAGGACCGTGCCCGTGGGAACCGGCTCGCCACTGGAGACGAGGAAGGCCACGAGGCGGCTGCGCTCGGCTTCACCCTGCACGGCCACCACGGCCTCGGCGATGCCAGGCACCTCGGCCAGCCTTGCTTCCACCTCGCCGGGCTCGATGCGGTGTCCGCGCACCTTGACCTGATGGTCCTGGCGCCCGAGGAACAGCAGCTCACCGTCGTGCCGTTGCCGGACCCGATCTCCCGTTCGATAGCACCGCTCCTGAGTGACTCCGAGCTCATCGATGCCCAGCGTCGGGAAGCGCTGCGCCGTGAGATCCTCGCGGCCGATGTAGCCTTGCGCGACGCCATCCCCCGCGATGTAGAGCTCTCCCTCCACGCCGAGCGGAACGGGGCGCTGGTCCTCGTCCAGCACGTACAGCCGTGTGTTCTCGATGGGCTGGCCGAGCGTCACGCGCTGCTGGCCGTTGCCGAAGTACCTTCTGCTGGACCAGATGGTGGTCTCGGTAGGCCCGTACAGGTTCCACAGCGCCGCGGACTTTGGCATGAGCACCCGGGCGAGCTCGTCGCTGAGCGCCTCGCCGCCACACAGCACCTTCAGCCCGGGGCTGCCTGTCCATCCATACTGGAGCAGCATGCGCCAGGTGGAGGGGGTGCCTTGCATCACCGTGATGCCGTCCGCCTCGAGGTAGCTCAGGAGTGCTTGTGCATCGCTCTGCTCCTCACGGGTGGCCACCCGTACCGTGGCGCCCACGGTCAGGGGCAGCAACAGCTCCAGGAGCGAGATGTCGAAGCTCAGCGAGGTGACGGCGAGCAGCCTGTCACTATGCTGCATCCCTGGGGCGCGGGCCATGGCCCGCAGCAGGTTGACCAGGTTGTGGTGGCGCACGGCCACCCCCTTCGGCTGACCGGTAGACCCCGAGGTGAACATCACATACGCCACGTCCTCGCCGCGGTTGGGGTGGGGAGGGAAAGGCTCGGTCTGGGGGATGCCATCGTAGACGACGCGCACCGCCCCGCCAGGCACCTCCACCTCACCGGTGTCCGTCACCACGTGGCGGGTGCCGGAGGCCTCGATCATGTAGCCGAGCCGGTTGCTGGGGAAGGCCGGGTCCAGCGGGACGAAGCCCGCGCCCGCCAGGAGGCTCCCGAGGATCGCCTCCACCATGCCCACGCTGCGCTCCATCTTGATGCCCACGAGGGAGCCCGGCCGGACACCTGCCTCGCAAAGACGGGCCGCGAAGCTCCCGGCATTCCGCAGGAGCTCGCCGTAGGTCCGGGAGTGGGGTCCGGACACCACCGCGATCTTGTCCGGCGAGCGCTGCGCCTGCCGCGCGATCAGCGCGTCCGCGCCGCCGGCCTCGTCCCACTGCTGGGCGGTGGCGTTCCACTCATTGCGGATACGTTGGACGGTGGAGGGGGCCAGCCGGGGGGCGTCCCGGAGAGGAAGGCTGGGGTGTGCAATGAGCCAGGGCACGAGCTGCAGCCACCGCTCCGAGAAGAGGCGGACGGTCTCCTCCTCGAAGAGGCGGGTGTTGTAGACGAAGAAGCTGGTGATCGCGCCCTGGCCGTCGCCGCCGGAGTAGTAATACTCCAGGTCGAACTGGCACTTCTTCGCATCGAGGTAGCGCTGCCGCAACGGCAGGCCGCGCTCCTCCACGTCAGCGGCGGGGATCTGTCCGAACAGGACCTGGAACACCGGGTTCCGGCTGGTGTCGCGCTCCAGCGCCAGGGACTCCACGATGCGATCGAAGGACAGGGAGGCATGTCCGAGCGCCTCGCGCAGCGTCCGGCCCACTTGGCTGATGAGCTGGACGAAGCTCATTCCCGGATCCGTCTCGAGCCGCAGCACGAGGGTCGTCATCAAGCATCCGACGATGTCCTGCGCTTCCCGCGTCTCACGAGCGGCATAAGGGATGCCAGCCATGAGGTCCCGCTGCCGCGAGTGCTGATGCAGGAACACCCCGAAGGCCGCGAGCAGGACCGTGAACACGGAGGTGCTGTTTTCCCGGGCGAAGCGCCTCAGGCCCTCCGATATCGCCTCGTCGAGGTCCGCGCGGACCTGGCCCCCGTCGTAGGTGAGGTGGCGTGGCCGCTCCTGATCGTAGGGCAGCGAGAGGACCGGCGGGTTGGCCAGCCGCTGGCGCCAGTAGCGCAGCTCCTCGGCCAGCGTCTCGGGGTTCCTCAGACGCTCCGCGCGGAGGAAGGACACGATGGACGGTGCGGTTCCAGGCAGCTCCTCCCCGGCGTAGAGCAGCCCGAGGTCGCGCATCATCTGCCGGATCGACCACCCGTCTCCGATCAGGTGATGGAGTGACAGGCCGAGTTGCTGGCTGCCGTCGGGCGCGCGGAACAGGAAGACCTTGAACAAGGGAGCCTTGTCCATGCGGAACGGCCGGACCAGGTGCGTGCGAACCATGTCCTCGCGTGCACGCGGCTCGTGCGGCAGGAGGACCGTCTCGACCGGGATGTTGATCCGCGCCTCGAACATCTGGATGGGGATGCCCTCCAGACTGGGGAAGCTGGCGCGCAGCGCCAGATGCCGGGAAGCCAGCGCCTCGAAGGCTTGCTGCAGCCGGTGCGGATCAGTGCCGGCGGGTACGTCGAAGAGAAAGGGAATGGTGTAAGCCGTGGACTCGGGGGCGTACTGCGAGATGAACCAGATGCGCTTCTGCACGCCGCTGAGCCACGCGGCGTGCCGATCGCCCAGCAGCTCGAGGATCCGCGCCTTGTTCGTGGAGAGGAAGGACCGCTCGCCGTCCGAGAGCTTCCCCGACACCTTCTTGAAGCCGAGACGGCCACCGTCTACCCACAGCTCGACGCCAGAGTTGATCAACTGACCGAGCGAACCCTCGAACTCAGACATACCCGTCCTCCCCCTCGTCAGCAGCGGCTGTCTCTGCGGGCACTCCGAGGGAGATGAGCTCCGTCAGCCGCCCGGCAGCCTGCTGGATCGTCAGCTCCTCCAGGGGAACGTCCATGGGGATCTTCACGCTGAAGCGAACCTCCAGCGCGTTTCGCAGATCGAGCGCCACGAGTGAGTCGACACCCAGCTCGTACAAAGTGTGCTGTGGCGAGATGCGCTCCCGGTCGATCCGCAGTGTCGCCGCCAGGGCCGCGCTCAGCGCCTCTTCCACCTCCGGGGTCTCCCGGGTCTCCGCGGTTCCGCCGGGGGCAGGTGCACGCACGGGGGTTGCCGTGGCTGTGGCGGTGGGCTTCGGGCTCGTCTTGGAAGCCGTACACACGCTGGTGATGACCTGCTGCCCGAGCCGGTCGGCTCCTTCTCCCGCGACCGAGCGCGCCGACTGGAACCTGCGCTGGCCGAGCATCTGGCGCCAGGAGTCGAAGGAGAGCCCCGGTGAACCCGGGATGCGGACCTCCGGATCACGGAAGCGCCACCAGCCGTCGAGGAGGCCGAAGGTCAACGTGGTGAAGGGCGACGCCGAGCAGATCTCGTTCAGCACCAGCACGCCGCCCGCCGTCATCAGCGTTGCCACGTGCTCGAGGGTCCGGCGGATGTCCGTGGTGGCGTGAAGCACGTTGGAGGCAATGACCACGTCGTAGTGGCTGATCGGGACCTCACGCTGGGCGGCCGGATCGCGCTCGATGTCCAGCAAGGCCCAGGACAGATAGGATGCGCGTTCGGCGAAGCGCTCGGCGAAGTTCCGGAACCCGAGGGACACGTCCGTGTAGGTATAGGAGATGCGGCCCGCGTGCGGCGCGAGGCGATCGATGATGCCCGCGGTCGTTCCGCCCGTGCCCGCTCCGATCTCGAGCAGGTGGACGGTCCCGCCGTCCGGGAGCTGAGCGAGCCTGGCAAGCACGGCTTTCTCGACAGCCTCCGCAGTGCGTGCGTTGAAGAAGTCCGCGATGGGGTTGCCGCGATAGACGTTCTCGACGAGGCTCATCGCGCCATCGGGGAACAGGACATGCGTGGCGGGGAGCTCGCCCCGCAGGACCGGGCTCAGGTGGCTGAGGCACCGTTGCAGCAGGTCGAGCGCTGCATTGGCCGGACCTGGCTGCGCAGCTGCGGGCTGCCCCACCAGCCGGATGGCGCCGCCCGTCTCCTCGACGTGACCTGCGGCGCGCAGAATGTCCAGCACCGCCGTGAGGAGGCGCTCATACTTCGGCTGCACGCCGAGCCGTGTGGCCAGCTCGCCCGAGGAGATGGGCTCTCTGAGGCCGAGCTCCGACAATGCCAGGAAGGTCCGCTGGACGATCAGCTGACGTTGGATCCGCTCCTGCTCAGCGTACAGGGCTGTGAGGGCGGCGGTCTCGGTGGGGCGCTCAGCCAAGGTCTCGACGGGGTTCTTCCACGAGCGCGGCTGCTCGAACGCCCAGTAGCGGTGGTCCTCGAAGGGGTAGGACGGAAGGCCCATCCTCAGCGGGCGCCCATAGGGATACAGCAGAGCCCAGTCAACCTCGGTGCCCTGGACCCAACGCCGGCACCACACCTCGGGAGCGTCCTCGAGGCGTGGAGGGGACTCTGGAGAGGCCGGTGGCGCACCCGCGTTTCCGTGCACGGCGAGCGGCCCCGGTTTGCCGGCCAACCAGCCCGAGAGCACGTCAATGACATCCGCGATGCTCTGGACGGGGCTGGCGAGACGTGCGGGGAGCGGCTCACGGCCCACCTGCAGGGTGTAGATCAGCGACAGAAGGCCGCCCTCATCGTGGGGAGAGAGGCCGATCGGGCGTGGTGCGCGGCCCTCGAGCAGGGACAGGAGGTCGCGGCACCGCGCGCGGAGGGTCACATCGTTTGCCGCCGACAGCACGAGACAGTGCGCACGGTGGCCAGTGCCAGGCGTGGCCTGCGGGCCGCTGGCCTCGGCAGGAGGATCTCCCAACACCACGTGGGCGTTCACGCCTCCGAACCCGAAAGAACTCACGCCGGCCACTCGGTCTCCAGCGGGCCACTGCACGGGCTTGCCGATCAAGAAGAGCGGCGAGCCATCGAGCCGCAGGCGCGAGTTCGGCTTCTCGAACCCCTGCAGCCCCACCCTCTTGCCATGGCCCAGGCAGAGCAGGACCTTCACCACGCCTGCGATACCCGCCGCGGCCTCCAGGTGGCCGAGGTGCGTCTTGACCGCTCCAAGGCCTACGGAGCCAGGCGCGAGCTCTACACCGTGCTCACGCGCCAGAGCGGAGAGCGCCCTTTTCAGGCCCGCGATCTCGATCGGGTCCCCAAGCGGCGTACCTGTGCCGTGGGTCTCCACATAGGACACCCGGTCTGGTGGGATGCCGGCGTCCCGGAAGGCCTCTGCGATGACGGAAGACTGCGAATAGGGATTGGGAGAAGTCACCGTGGGGGCGGCCCCTCCGTGGTTCATCGCGGATCCGTACACGGTCCCGTAGATGCGATCCCCGTCTGCTCGCGCCTGCGCCAGCGGCTTGAGCAGGAGCATCGCAGCGCCCTCACCGCGCACGTATCCGTCGGCGCCTTCATCGAAGGTCCGGCACCGCCCCCGAGGCGACAGCATGCCGGCCCGCGAGAAGCAGATCCCCGGCGCGGGGATGAGGTTGAGGTTGACCCCGCCCACGAGCGCCTGCTCGCACTCACCCAGGCGGATGTCCCGCACCGCTCTGTGGAGCGCCACCAGGGAGCTGGAGCACGCGGTGTCGATGGCGAGGCTCGGCCCCTTGAAGTTGAAGAAGTAGGAGATGCGGCTGGTGACGAACGAGGCGGCGGCGCCCAGCGCCGTGTAGCCCTCGGCCGGGCTGCTGGAGGCCTCCAGCAGCGGCCTCCAGTCCTGGCTGGAGGCACCGACGTAGACACCCACCGCCTTCCCGCGCAGGCTGGACGGTGTGTGGGCGGCATCCTCCAGGCACGCCCAGGCCAGCTCCAGCATGATCCGGTGGTGCGGATCCATCCAGCCGGCTTCGCGGCCGGTGATGTGGAAGAAGGGCGCGTCGAACCGGTCCACGTCGTCCAGATACGAGCCGGGCTGCGAACCGTTCTCGGACTCGATGCTGCGGACAGTGCTCCAGTACCAGCGCTCCGCGGGCGTGAGCCTGATGAGGTCCGTCTCGTTCAAGAGGTTGGCCCAGAACGCATGTTGGTCCGGGGCCGACGGGAACCGGCAGGCGAGGCCCACGATGGCGATGGCGCCATCCGTGCCTCGGGGTCGCGTCACTTGGCCACCGCGCGCGTGGTGATCTCGCGGATGAGCTCACCAATCATGCCCATCTCGGGCTGCTTGCCGGTGACGAAGACCTTGCCGGGCACATCCACGAAGTGCACCTTCCGCTGGTTCGTCTGAACGGTGCACAGGTGCGTGGCGTACGGCGAGTCCTGCTGGATCTCCTTGTGGTACTGCGCCTCCTCACCCGCGGCGATGACCTCAATGACGCCGCGGTACAGGGCCGGCTTGTACGCCAGCATGGCCTCCAGGCCCGCGTTGTACACGTTGACGCGGTGGCGGAAGAGAAGCTCCTCCTGATCCGTCTTGAGGTAGCCGTGCTTGCGCAGGAGATCCAGGAAGACGTCGATCTGGATCGAGTCGTCCTTGCTCAGGACCTCCTCGATCGGGAAGCCCTCCATGGAGTTACCGAGAAACTCGTCGAACACGAACATGAAGTCCTGGACGACGCGCTTGCGGGGGGACTCCAGGTGGGCCAGCTCCGTCCACTGGCGAGGGAAGAGCGGGAGGAAGTCGAGGCAGAGGGCAACCTGCTTGCCGCGGTCCTGCAGCTGCTTACAGATCTCGTAACAGACGAGGCCTCCGTTGCAGAAGCCGCCAATGTAGTAGGGGCCCTCTGGCTGGATCTCGAGGATCCGCTTCACGTCGAAGGCGGCGATCTCCTCGATGGTCCGGTAGGGCTGCTGCTCGCCCTCCAGGCCTGGAGTCTGGCACCCGTACATGGACCAGTCCTCTGGGAGGTACGGCAGGTAGTTGCGGAGGTAGTTCACAGTGCCATCAGTGGCAGGGCAGAAGAACAGGATGGGCGCTCCTGGTGCTCCCTGGCGCAGCAGCACCATGGTGTCTGTCTTCTTCGGGTTCGGCTTGAACTTGAGGTAGTGCTCCAGGAGCATCGCCTTCTTCTGCTCAGTGGACAGGCTCTGGTTCTGCTCTGCGGTCATGCTTCCTCCGTTGGCCACTCTGCTGACGGCGCAAACGTCGGCCATCATACTATGGCGATGCGGATCACGCTGATCGGCGCGGTGTGCCACGCCTGCTTTCAGAGAACCTGTGACGGCGGGTCGTTACCGACCATGCATGCGTGGCCAAGAGGCACGAGCGGGCGGATCCGTCCGCGAAGGCTTGTGCCTGATCACGACAACGGGTGAGAGACCTTCCAGGTCTGACGGCGTGCTGGAGCACGCCCTCCAAGCCGGGAGAGCGGCTACAGTCCGCGCCATGGAGACGAACGGGCCGGTTCCCTGCACCGTGAAGGAGTTCCAACCGCAGCGCGGCTTCGGGACGCTCGTCCTGGAGGACGGCCGGGAGCTACCGTTCGACATCTCGGTGTCTTGGAAGCGCGAGCTCTCCGCAGGGACACGGTGCCTGGCCACGCTAGCGGCCCGGCCCACGGGGCTCCGGGTGGTGCTGCTCCAGCCCGAGCCTCCCCCCGGCATCACGCTGGAGGAAGGCATCGCGCAGTTCCACGCCTGGGGGCTTCTCACCGAGTGGGACGCACGGACGTGCCGCGAGCGACTGCCCTCGCTGCCCCTGCGTGGCGCCACGGAGCTCACCGGCGGCAGGCCGCGGCCTCCAGGGCCTCCGCCCACGGAGCTGAGCCCCGACGACGCGGCGGTGCTACTGCTCGACTACTACGGCGAGGGCTTGTCGGCGCGAGCCCGGGCGGACCGCACCTTCTTCATACCCTCGGTGGACACCCACTCCCG
This genomic interval carries:
- a CDS encoding beta-ketoacyl synthase N-terminal-like domain-containing protein; translated protein: MTRPRGTDGAIAIVGLACRFPSAPDQHAFWANLLNETDLIRLTPAERWYWSTVRSIESENGSQPGSYLDDVDRFDAPFFHITGREAGWMDPHHRIMLELAWACLEDAAHTPSSLRGKAVGVYVGASSQDWRPLLEASSSPAEGYTALGAAASFVTSRISYFFNFKGPSLAIDTACSSSLVALHRAVRDIRLGECEQALVGGVNLNLIPAPGICFSRAGMLSPRGRCRTFDEGADGYVRGEGAAMLLLKPLAQARADGDRIYGTVYGSAMNHGGAAPTVTSPNPYSQSSVIAEAFRDAGIPPDRVSYVETHGTGTPLGDPIEIAGLKRALSALAREHGVELAPGSVGLGAVKTHLGHLEAAAGIAGVVKVLLCLGHGKRVGLQGFEKPNSRLRLDGSPLFLIGKPVQWPAGDRVAGVSSFGFGGVNAHVVLGDPPAEASGPQATPGTGHRAHCLVLSAANDVTLRARCRDLLSLLEGRAPRPIGLSPHDEGGLLSLIYTLQVGREPLPARLASPVQSIADVIDVLSGWLAGKPGPLAVHGNAGAPPASPESPPRLEDAPEVWCRRWVQGTEVDWALLYPYGRPLRMGLPSYPFEDHRYWAFEQPRSWKNPVETLAERPTETAALTALYAEQERIQRQLIVQRTFLALSELGLREPISSGELATRLGVQPKYERLLTAVLDILRAAGHVEETGGAIRLVGQPAAAQPGPANAALDLLQRCLSHLSPVLRGELPATHVLFPDGAMSLVENVYRGNPIADFFNARTAEAVEKAVLARLAQLPDGGTVHLLEIGAGTGGTTAGIIDRLAPHAGRISYTYTDVSLGFRNFAERFAERASYLSWALLDIERDPAAQREVPISHYDVVIASNVLHATTDIRRTLEHVATLMTAGGVLVLNEICSASPFTTLTFGLLDGWWRFRDPEVRIPGSPGLSFDSWRQMLGQRRFQSARSVAGEGADRLGQQVITSVCTASKTSPKPTATATATPVRAPAPGGTAETRETPEVEEALSAALAATLRIDRERISPQHTLYELGVDSLVALDLRNALEVRFSVKIPMDVPLEELTIQQAAGRLTELISLGVPAETAAADEGEDGYV
- a CDS encoding thioesterase domain-containing protein, producing the protein MTAEQNQSLSTEQKKAMLLEHYLKFKPNPKKTDTMVLLRQGAPGAPILFFCPATDGTVNYLRNYLPYLPEDWSMYGCQTPGLEGEQQPYRTIEEIAAFDVKRILEIQPEGPYYIGGFCNGGLVCYEICKQLQDRGKQVALCLDFLPLFPRQWTELAHLESPRKRVVQDFMFVFDEFLGNSMEGFPIEEVLSKDDSIQIDVFLDLLRKHGYLKTDQEELLFRHRVNVYNAGLEAMLAYKPALYRGVIEVIAAGEEAQYHKEIQQDSPYATHLCTVQTNQRKVHFVDVPGKVFVTGKQPEMGMIGELIREITTRAVAK